One genomic window of Amphiura filiformis chromosome 3, Afil_fr2py, whole genome shotgun sequence includes the following:
- the LOC140147273 gene encoding uncharacterized protein, producing MYETSKELARILGPLVGQTQHHVVNSKDLAEGLAEILVDEGEEFMSHDVVSLFTNTPVSDSLKIIRKRLDDDNTLNERTKLSIDDIMEVLEFALTTTYFSFRGQIYQQRFGTAMGSPVSPIVANLYMEWLEQEALVTAPLDIKPRLWKRYVDDVLEIVNKGSAEPLTEHLNQIDKTGNIKFTFETEKTKQIPFLDTLIVKKPNGSIKLLVYRKATHTDQYLHFQSHHPLQHKLSVIRTLMDRKDKVVTEEKDRELEERSLGKDKENFKKHGYQANFKPHKTLRNHLVHHKDKRDVKTTADCVYEIPCLGCPKSYIGETSRLFGTRMKEHKSESDAASEKPYTRSQRKTLVESAPRKSALTDHVAEDNHVIGWDEAKIKDIETNRKEGI from the exons ATGTACGAGACCTCAAAAGAACTGGCTCGTATTTTAGGTCCTTTGGTAGGTCAGACCCAACACCACGTAGTCAATTCTAAAGACCTAGCGGAGGGTCTAGCGGAGATTCTAGTTGATGAAGGAGAAGAGTTTATGTCTCACGATGTAGTATCACTCTTCACCAACACGCCGGTCAGCGATTCTTTAAAGATCATTAGGAAGCGACTGGACGATGACAACACGCTTAATGAAAGGACTAAGCTTTCCATAGACGACATCATGGAAGTTCTTGAGTTTGCACTCACCACCACCTACTTTTCCTTCCGGGGCCAAATATATCAACAACGGTTTGGCACAGCTATGGGTTCGCCGGTCAGCCCGATTGTAGCGAACTTGTACATGGAGTGGCTTGAACAAGAAGCGCTCGTCACAGCCCCCCTTGACATAAAACCTAGGCTATGGAAACGTTACGTGGATGACGTGCTGGAAATTGTTAACAAAGGATCCGCAGAACCTCTCACAGAGCATCTAAATCAAATAGACAAAACCGGCAATATTAAGTTCACCTTTGAAACGGAAAAAACCAAGCAAATTCCTTTCTTGGACACACTAATAGTCAAGAAACCCAACGGTTCAATCAAACTCTTAGTTTATAGAAAAGCGACACATACAGATCAATATCTGCATTTCCAATCGCACCACCCCTTACAACACAAACTCAGTGTAATCCGGACACTTATGGACAGGAAAGATAAAGTTGTCACCGAGGAGAAAGATAGAGAGTTGGAGGAAA GGTCTCTCGGAAAAGACAAAGAGAATTTTAAGAAGCACGGTTACCAAGCAAATTTCAAGCCACATAAAACACTCAGAAACCATCTTGTTCACCATAAAGATAAGCGGGACGTCAAAACGACAGCTGATTGTGTTTATGAAATCCCTTGCTTAGGTTGCCCAAAATCTTACATCGGTGAAACTTCAAGACTCTTTGGTACGAGAATGAAAGAGCACAAATCTGAATCAGACGCAGCTTCGGAAAAACCCTACACCAGGTCACAAAGAAAAACTTTGGTTGAAAGCGCCCCTAGAAAATCCGCTCTCACGGACCATGTCGCTGAAGACAATCACGTGATCGGTTGGGACGAAGCCAAGATAAAAGACATTGAAACCAACAGAAAAGAAGGCATATAA